One window of Leopardus geoffroyi isolate Oge1 chromosome B3, O.geoffroyi_Oge1_pat1.0, whole genome shotgun sequence genomic DNA carries:
- the LOC123583570 gene encoding MAP3K12-binding inhibitory protein 1 isoform X8: protein MAAVAELSRSSSGDRSLERSCSPNLSQEVLCEIFRSLHSLVGQLNLRDDVVKITIDWNKLQSLSAFQPTLLFSALEQHVLYLQPFLAKLQPLIKEENTTVVGGTEKTEMGNKNEVNAKFPISDLQEEEKHKDCDLGDVKKTQIHVDPEVVQIKAGKAEIDRRISAFIERKQAEINENNVREFCNVIDCNQENSCARTDAIFTPYPGFKSHVKVSRVVNTYGPQTRPEGIQGSGHKPNSMLRDCGNQAVEERLQNIEAHLRLQTELFWKKKKSTTTSKLFTG, encoded by the exons ATGGCTGCTGTCGCTGAGCTTAGTCGCTCCAGCAGTGGTGACAGGAGTTTGGAACGGAGCTGCAGCCCTAATCTCTCCCAAGAGGTGCTCTGCGAAATCTTTCGCTCTCTGCATAGCCTGGTGGGACAA CTTAACCTCAGAGATGATGTGGTGAAAATTACAATCGATTGGAACAAGCTCCAGAGCCTCTCGGCATTCCAGCCCACTTTGCTCTTTAGTGCACTTGAACaacatgttttatatttacag CCTTTTTTAGCAAAACTTCAGCCTCTGATTAAAGAGGAGAATACAACTGTTGTTGGAGGGacagaaaaaacagaaatggggAATAAGAATGAAGTAAATGCCAAATTTCCCATTAGTGACctacaagaggaagaaaagcacaaagattGTGATTTAGGAGATGTGAAAAAGACACAGATCCATGTTGATCCAGAAGTAGTTCAAATAAAGGCTGGAAAAGCAGAA ATTGACAGACGAatatctgcatttattgaaagaaagcaagctgaaatcaatgaaaacaacGTGAGGGAATTTTGCAATGTTATTGATTGTAATCAAG AAAACAGTTGTGCAAGAACTGATGCCATTTTTACTCCTTACCCAGGATTTAAAAGTCATGTAAAAG TTTCTAGAGTTGTGAATACATATGGACCACAGACTAGACCTGAAGGAATTCAAGGGTCAGGTCATAAACCTAACAGCATGCTCCGAGATTGTGGTAATCAGGCTGTAGAAGAACGACTACAAAATATTGAGGCTCACTTGCGATTGCAGACGG
- the LOC123583570 gene encoding MAP3K12-binding inhibitory protein 1 isoform X7 codes for MAAVAELSRSSSGDRSLERSCSPNLSQEVLCEIFRSLHSLVGQLNLRDDVVKITIDWNKLQSLSAFQPTLLFSALEQHVLYLQPFLAKLQPLIKEENTTVVGGTEKTEMGNKNEVNAKFPISDLQEEEKHKDCDLGDVKKTQIHVDPEVVQIKAGKAEIDRRISAFIERKQAEINENNVREFCNVIDCNQENSCARTDAIFTPYPGFKSHVKVSRVVNTYGPQTRPEGIQGSGHKPNSMLRDCGNQAVEERLQNIEAHLRLQTELFWKKKKSTTTSTELFTG; via the exons ATGGCTGCTGTCGCTGAGCTTAGTCGCTCCAGCAGTGGTGACAGGAGTTTGGAACGGAGCTGCAGCCCTAATCTCTCCCAAGAGGTGCTCTGCGAAATCTTTCGCTCTCTGCATAGCCTGGTGGGACAA CTTAACCTCAGAGATGATGTGGTGAAAATTACAATCGATTGGAACAAGCTCCAGAGCCTCTCGGCATTCCAGCCCACTTTGCTCTTTAGTGCACTTGAACaacatgttttatatttacag CCTTTTTTAGCAAAACTTCAGCCTCTGATTAAAGAGGAGAATACAACTGTTGTTGGAGGGacagaaaaaacagaaatggggAATAAGAATGAAGTAAATGCCAAATTTCCCATTAGTGACctacaagaggaagaaaagcacaaagattGTGATTTAGGAGATGTGAAAAAGACACAGATCCATGTTGATCCAGAAGTAGTTCAAATAAAGGCTGGAAAAGCAGAA ATTGACAGACGAatatctgcatttattgaaagaaagcaagctgaaatcaatgaaaacaacGTGAGGGAATTTTGCAATGTTATTGATTGTAATCAAG AAAACAGTTGTGCAAGAACTGATGCCATTTTTACTCCTTACCCAGGATTTAAAAGTCATGTAAAAG TTTCTAGAGTTGTGAATACATATGGACCACAGACTAGACCTGAAGGAATTCAAGGGTCAGGTCATAAACCTAACAGCATGCTCCGAGATTGTGGTAATCAGGCTGTAGAAGAACGACTACAAAATATTGAGGCTCACTTGCGATTGCAGACGG